In Janthinobacterium sp. J1-1, a single genomic region encodes these proteins:
- a CDS encoding phospholipase D-like domain-containing protein, which produces MPESTSRIETTHIDEVGRTAASSLQWLLENRNLKGKASHPITHNNKLTLFICGQEAFADIAGEIAKAEKSIDLCCWGFDPGMELVRGNSTTWPRGDTFGDLLIDAARRHIRVRLLIWHDLLGSPMVHNMPGYSHGTSPWKNSGQRFDDISAKGSLAMLQDAVARKERFSGGYRGDRIPPEDIPMLAREEYCYSWYVAAFKGLFGGLEIRLRHGDSGAISKSIATEINQPRGLTMGEIEKPGMQYLGTHHQKPVLIDFDHQEGAKAVGYVMGLNSVTDYWDTTAHLLDDTRREQGGVNERRECLQGLTTDGGFATLKPYQDYACRIDGGRALIALYNNFVKAWDRAAGDRTHAAANASVSRELPQGSPPARLLRKAGQDDSTVQIVLTQPEEQDRTIKEIYFRAVTQASLAAGYLYVENQYFQYEDWAQHLLAERKKVVAAWKAGSVKAGKSLEDMPVMHVFIVIPVPERAQMVPRTHDTLAALGQHDGMTGQNKMIDGYNKQPKTRHVRSGFGITNEVEVKLPDVVRHSNGINKPGAMTLESEFGLKVSVAMLNVSAFDKDRWRYREIYIHSKLMLVDDAFMTLGSANLNQRSMAVDSEINIATDDYRVARDLRKRVWRMHSGGLVDGGGGTKVEIVLAFENWTKLMMENRKKKFNKSETAIFKKMTGFLLPLEDKRSSTIRLG; this is translated from the coding sequence ATGCCGGAATCGACCAGCCGCATCGAAACCACCCACATCGACGAGGTCGGCCGGACTGCGGCCAGTTCGCTCCAGTGGCTGCTGGAAAACCGCAACCTGAAGGGCAAGGCCAGCCACCCGATTACGCATAACAACAAGCTGACGCTGTTCATTTGCGGACAGGAAGCGTTCGCCGACATCGCCGGCGAGATCGCCAAGGCTGAAAAGTCCATCGACCTGTGCTGCTGGGGCTTCGATCCGGGCATGGAACTGGTGCGCGGCAACAGCACCACCTGGCCGCGTGGCGACACGTTTGGCGACTTGCTGATCGACGCCGCACGGCGTCATATCAGGGTGCGCCTGTTGATCTGGCATGACCTGCTCGGTTCACCGATGGTGCACAATATGCCGGGCTATTCGCATGGCACCTCGCCGTGGAAAAACAGTGGCCAGCGCTTTGATGACATCAGCGCAAAAGGCAGCCTGGCGATGTTGCAGGACGCGGTCGCCAGGAAAGAGCGGTTCAGCGGCGGTTACAGGGGCGACAGGATCCCGCCTGAGGATATCCCGATGCTGGCGCGTGAAGAATATTGCTACAGCTGGTATGTGGCCGCTTTCAAAGGCCTGTTTGGGGGCCTGGAGATACGTTTGCGGCACGGCGACAGCGGCGCGATCAGCAAGAGTATCGCGACCGAAATCAACCAGCCGCGCGGCCTGACGATGGGGGAAATCGAGAAACCCGGCATGCAATACCTGGGCACGCATCATCAAAAGCCGGTCCTGATCGATTTCGACCATCAGGAGGGAGCCAAGGCCGTCGGCTATGTGATGGGCCTGAATTCGGTAACTGATTATTGGGATACGACAGCCCATCTGCTCGACGACACGCGCCGCGAACAGGGCGGCGTCAACGAGCGGCGCGAGTGCTTGCAAGGACTGACCACGGACGGCGGGTTTGCCACGCTGAAACCGTATCAGGATTACGCCTGCCGCATCGACGGCGGCCGTGCGCTGATCGCGCTCTACAACAATTTCGTGAAGGCATGGGATCGCGCGGCCGGCGACCGCACGCATGCGGCCGCCAATGCCAGCGTGAGCCGGGAGTTGCCACAAGGCAGCCCACCGGCGCGGCTATTGCGCAAGGCCGGGCAGGATGACTCCACCGTGCAGATCGTCCTGACCCAGCCCGAGGAGCAGGACAGGACCATCAAGGAAATCTATTTTCGCGCGGTGACCCAGGCCAGCCTGGCGGCCGGCTACCTGTATGTGGAAAACCAGTATTTCCAATATGAGGATTGGGCCCAACATTTGCTGGCCGAGCGCAAGAAGGTGGTCGCCGCCTGGAAGGCCGGCAGTGTCAAGGCGGGCAAGAGTCTTGAAGATATGCCGGTCATGCATGTGTTTATCGTTATTCCGGTACCGGAACGGGCGCAGATGGTGCCGCGCACCCACGACACGCTCGCTGCGCTGGGACAGCACGATGGCATGACCGGGCAAAACAAGATGATCGATGGCTACAACAAGCAGCCGAAAACCCGGCATGTCAGAAGCGGATTCGGCATCACCAACGAGGTTGAAGTCAAGCTGCCCGACGTGGTGCGGCATTCCAACGGCATCAACAAACCCGGCGCGATGACGCTCGAAAGCGAATTCGGGCTGAAGGTGTCGGTGGCCATGCTCAATGTCAGCGCGTTCGACAAGGACCGCTGGCGCTACCGTGAAATCTATATCCATTCCAAATTGATGCTGGTCGACGATGCCTTCATGACGCTGGGCAGCGCCAACCTGAACCAGCGCAGCATGGCCGTCGACAGCGAAATCAATATCGCCACCGACGATTACCGCGTGGCCCGGGACTTGCGCAAGCGGGTGTGGCGCATGCATAGCGGGGGGCTGGTCGATGGCGGGGGCGGGACGAAGGTGGAGATTGTATTGGCATTTGAAAATTGGACAAAACTTATGATGGAAAACCGCAAGAAAAAATTCAACAAATCCGAAACTGCAATTTTCAAGAAAATGACTGGTTTCCTGCTGCCACTGGAAGACAAACGTAGCTCCACCATACGTCTGGGTTGA
- a CDS encoding tetratricopeptide repeat protein, translated as MSKKNAVFFRLPFFVLAVLLFISLIACKMPNDKVLPRNQSLPLFNPHVSDFVCEIEASKVPPIDAQAEDWFLAARALEDPEIFVEDRDYKKIVDLTRQAAERLHWKAMLNLASLYVEGRDPSYGNEEAVQLVEKAMLLGIPAAYDRMGTYYANSTGVKGDITRAYAFWQKAAQMGNPQAMGFLGEKLTAGEDHPGIDMWGNIPVATKMLECAVAQGYGPAAYDLYYLYAAPRTADGTIIGDHRTPETKDRALKILHEGVRLGCAQCARDLSIEFSNPFNLSDMLVPFIDKARGERYAVLNRALGFNPNRRFPNLDKILPLPPADLPPWDGQRKSLLDAAMGVSPPPAIPQPSAASLSTEPYFLAADYALRPTGLHSDAPSAPFSTYWQPAPGQCLTEPARLFRKGEEFRHFSVIDADGKSRYGGVTWEQYLTIRHNHGAVEPRAVHGLLCQVARPEPWLSCNCGQACPASGVWQPWVSAGHPLQAIVNQYWRQVWLTQGAPFPRPRRDWLLDLPDDDVTWHLMDASIADPV; from the coding sequence ATGAGTAAAAAAAATGCCGTCTTTTTTCGCCTGCCGTTTTTTGTGCTGGCAGTTCTTCTCTTTATTTCTTTAATTGCCTGCAAAATGCCTAACGACAAAGTCTTGCCACGCAACCAAAGCCTGCCCCTTTTCAATCCGCATGTTTCGGATTTCGTTTGTGAAATCGAGGCAAGCAAGGTTCCTCCCATTGATGCCCAAGCCGAGGACTGGTTTCTCGCAGCACGCGCCTTGGAAGATCCAGAAATTTTCGTGGAAGACCGCGATTACAAAAAAATCGTCGATCTGACGCGTCAGGCGGCGGAGCGCTTGCACTGGAAGGCGATGCTCAATCTGGCCAGCCTGTATGTGGAAGGGCGCGATCCCTCTTACGGTAATGAAGAGGCGGTTCAACTGGTGGAAAAGGCAATGCTGCTGGGCATACCGGCGGCCTATGACCGGATGGGAACGTATTATGCTAACAGCACCGGAGTAAAAGGCGATATCACCCGAGCTTATGCTTTCTGGCAAAAAGCAGCACAGATGGGGAATCCACAGGCGATGGGTTTTCTCGGCGAAAAATTGACAGCTGGAGAGGATCATCCAGGTATTGATATGTGGGGCAACATTCCTGTAGCGACCAAAATGCTGGAATGTGCGGTTGCCCAAGGTTATGGACCAGCGGCATACGATTTATATTATTTATATGCTGCTCCGAGAACTGCAGATGGCACAATAATTGGCGATCATCGGACGCCAGAAACAAAAGACCGCGCACTAAAAATTTTACATGAAGGTGTTCGCCTGGGCTGCGCGCAGTGCGCACGCGACCTTTCGATAGAGTTTAGCAATCCTTTTAATTTGTCCGATATGTTAGTGCCGTTCATTGACAAAGCCCGCGGTGAACGTTATGCAGTACTTAATCGTGCCCTCGGTTTCAACCCCAATCGCCGCTTTCCGAACCTCGATAAAATCCTGCCATTGCCACCGGCCGATCTACCGCCGTGGGATGGTCAACGCAAAAGCCTGCTCGACGCGGCCATGGGCGTCAGCCCGCCGCCCGCCATCCCGCAGCCAAGCGCCGCGTCGCTTTCAACAGAGCCGTATTTCTTGGCCGCCGACTATGCGCTGCGGCCTACCGGCCTGCACAGCGACGCGCCGAGCGCGCCATTTTCCACATACTGGCAACCCGCCCCAGGCCAGTGCTTGACGGAACCGGCCCGGCTGTTCCGTAAAGGCGAAGAGTTCCGCCATTTCAGCGTGATCGATGCCGATGGCAAGAGCCGTTATGGCGGCGTGACGTGGGAACAGTACCTGACGATACGGCACAACCATGGCGCCGTGGAGCCGCGCGCGGTGCACGGCCTGCTGTGCCAGGTGGCGCGGCCCGAACCGTGGTTGAGCTGCAATTGCGGCCAAGCGTGTCCGGCCAGTGGCGTCTGGCAACCGTGGGTTTCGGCCGGCCATCCTTTGCAGGCGATCGTCAACCAATACTGGCGCCAGGTTTGGTTGACCCAGGGCGCGCCGTTCCCGCGACCGCGCCGCGACTGGCTGCTCGATTTGCCGGACGACGACGTGACATGGCATTTGATGGATGCATCCATTGCAGATCCCGTCTAA
- a CDS encoding tetratricopeptide repeat protein yields the protein MSWNQCGRALSRGCFVSAILSVCCVSLFACKMQNEPKDVLPRNQSLPLFNPHVAAFSCEIEASKVPPIDAQAEDWFLEARALEDPEIFVEDRDYKKIVDLTRQAAERLHWKAMLNLASLYVEGRDPLYGDEAAVQLVEKAMQLGIPAAYDRMGTYYANGTGVTGDTTRAYAFWQKAAVMGNPQAMAFLGEKLRAGTDGVIPGYWANIPVAIKMMACALSQGYGPAAFNLHYLYAIPRAANGDEIGDRTPTTKQRALNVLHEGVKFGCAECASALAIEFGSPFDLADMLAPYVDKARGERYAVLNRALGFNPNRRFPNLDKILPLPPADLPPWDGQRKSLLDAAMGISPPPAIPQPSAASLSTEPYFLAADYALRPSGLHSDAPSAPFSAYWQPAPGQGLTQPARLLRKGEEFRHFDVLDAAGNTRYGGVTWEQCLTIRHNHGAVEPRAARGLLRQVARPEPLLSCSCAQACPVSGVWQPWVAADHPLQAIVNQYWRQVWLHQGAPFPRPRRDWLLDLPMTT from the coding sequence ATGAGTTGGAATCAATGTGGAAGGGCTTTATCGAGAGGATGCTTCGTGTCAGCTATCTTGTCGGTATGCTGCGTTTCTTTGTTCGCCTGCAAAATGCAAAATGAACCAAAAGATGTCTTGCCGCGCAATCAAAGCCTGCCGCTCTTCAATCCCCATGTCGCGGCTTTTAGCTGTGAAATCGAGGCAAGCAAGGTGCCCCCCATTGACGCGCAAGCCGAGGACTGGTTCCTCGAAGCACGCGCCTTGGAAGATCCAGAAATTTTCGTGGAAGACCGCGATTACAAAAAAATCGTTGATCTGACGCGTCAGGCGGCGGAGCGCTTGCACTGGAAGGCGATGCTCAACCTGGCCAGCCTGTATGTGGAAGGGCGCGACCCCTTATACGGTGATGAAGCGGCGGTTCAACTGGTGGAAAAGGCCATGCAGTTGGGCATACCGGCGGCATATGACCGGATGGGAACCTATTATGCGAACGGCACAGGCGTGACAGGCGACACCACCCGCGCTTATGCCTTCTGGCAAAAGGCTGCTGTCATGGGTAATCCACAGGCGATGGCCTTTTTAGGAGAAAAATTAAGAGCGGGAACGGACGGTGTTATTCCTGGATATTGGGCAAATATTCCTGTAGCCATAAAAATGATGGCATGTGCGCTTTCTCAGGGATATGGGCCTGCTGCGTTTAATTTGCATTATTTGTATGCAATACCCAGAGCTGCGAATGGCGATGAGATTGGTGATCGAACACCCACAACCAAACAGCGTGCTCTGAATGTATTGCATGAGGGAGTCAAGTTTGGCTGCGCAGAGTGTGCGAGCGCATTGGCAATTGAATTTGGTTCTCCTTTTGATCTTGCCGATATGCTGGCACCATATGTGGACAAAGCGCGCGGCGAACGTTATGCAGTACTTAATCGTGCCCTCGGTTTCAACCCCAATCGCCGCTTTCCAAACCTCGATAAAATCTTGCCATTGCCACCGGCCGATCTGCCGCCTTGGGATGGTCAACGAAAGAGCTTGCTTGACGCGGCCATGGGCATCAGCCCGCCGCCCGCCATCCCGCAGCCAAGCGCCGCCTCGCTTTCAACAGAGCCGTATTTCCTGGCCGCCGACTATGCGCTGCGGCCTTCCGGCTTGCACAGCGACGCGCCGAGCGCGCCGTTTTCCGCATACTGGCAACCCGCCCCAGGGCAGGGCTTGACGCAGCCGGCCAGGCTGCTGCGCAAAGGCGAAGAATTCCGCCATTTCGATGTGCTGGATGCCGCCGGCAATACCCGTTATGGCGGCGTGACATGGGAACAGTGCCTGACGATACGGCACAACCATGGCGCCGTGGAACCGCGCGCCGCGCGCGGCTTGCTGCGCCAGGTGGCGCGGCCAGAACCGTTGTTGAGCTGTTCTTGCGCGCAAGCATGCCCGGTCAGCGGCGTCTGGCAACCGTGGGTAGCGGCCGACCATCCGTTGCAGGCGATCGTCAATCAATACTGGCGCCAGGTCTGGTTGCACCAGGGCGCGCCGTTCCCGCGACCGCGCCGCGACTGGCTGCTGGATTTGCCGATGACGACGTGA
- a CDS encoding phospholipase D-like domain-containing protein, translated as MPESTSRIETTHIDEVGRTAASSLQWLLENRNLKGKASHPITHNNKLTLFICGQEAFADIAGEIARAEKSIDLCCWGFDPGMELVRGNSGTWPRGDTFGDLLIDATRRHIRVRLLIWHDLLGSPMVHNMPGHSHGTSPWKNSGQRFDDISAKSSLAMLQDAVARKERFSGGYRGDRVRPEDIPMLAREEYCYSWYAAAFKGLFGGLEIRLRHGDSGAISKSIATEINQPRGLTMGEIEKPGMQYLGTHHQKPVLIDFDHQEGAKAVGYVMGLNSVTDYWDTTAHLLDDTRREQGGTNEQRECLQGMAADGGFATLKPYQDYACRIDGGRALIALYNNFVKAWDRAAGDRTHAAANASVSRELPQGSPPARLLRKAGQDDSTVQIVLTQPEEQDRTIKEIYFRAVTQASLAAGYLYVENQYFQYEDWAQHLLAERKKVVAAWKAGSVKAGKSLEDMPVMHVFIVIPVPERAQMVPRTHDTLAALGQHDGMTGQNKMIDDYNKQPTTRSVRSGFGITNEVEVKLPDVVRHSNGINKPGAMTLESEFGLKVSVAMLNVSAFDKDRWRYREIYIHSKLMLVDDAFMTLGSANLNQRSMAVDSEINIATDDYRVARDLRKRVWRMLSGGLVDGGGGTKVEIITAFKDWNNLMQSNRKKKFDKSGNAILKKMRGFVLPLEDKRSSTIRLG; from the coding sequence ATGCCGGAATCGACCAGCCGCATCGAAACCACCCATATCGACGAAGTCGGCCGAACTGCGGCCAGTTCGCTCCAGTGGCTGCTGGAAAACCGCAACCTGAAGGGCAAGGCCAGCCACCCGATTACGCATAACAACAAGCTGACGCTGTTCATTTGTGGGCAGGAAGCGTTCGCCGACATCGCCGGCGAAATCGCCAGGGCTGAAAAGTCCATCGACCTGTGCTGCTGGGGTTTCGATCCGGGCATGGAACTGGTGCGCGGCAACAGCGGCACCTGGCCGCGTGGCGACACGTTTGGCGACCTGCTGATCGACGCCACACGGCGTCATATCAGGGTGCGTCTGTTGATCTGGCATGACCTGCTAGGTTCACCGATGGTGCACAATATGCCGGGCCATTCGCATGGCACCTCGCCGTGGAAAAACAGTGGCCAGCGCTTTGATGATATCAGCGCAAAAAGCAGCCTGGCGATGTTGCAGGACGCGGTCGCCAGGAAAGAGAGGTTCAGCGGCGGTTACAGGGGCGATAGGGTACGGCCCGAGGATATCCCGATGCTGGCGCGTGAAGAATATTGCTACAGCTGGTATGCGGCCGCGTTCAAGGGCCTGTTTGGGGGCTTGGAGATTCGCTTGCGTCACGGCGACAGCGGCGCGATCAGCAAGAGTATCGCGACCGAAATCAACCAGCCGCGTGGCCTGACGATGGGAGAAATCGAGAAGCCCGGCATGCAATACCTGGGCACGCATCATCAAAAGCCGGTCCTGATCGATTTTGACCACCAAGAGGGGGCCAAGGCCGTCGGCTATGTGATGGGCCTGAATTCGGTGACCGATTATTGGGACACGACGGCTCATCTGCTCGACGATACGCGGCGCGAACAGGGCGGCACCAATGAGCAGCGCGAGTGTTTGCAAGGAATGGCCGCGGACGGTGGGTTTGCCACGCTGAAACCCTACCAGGATTATGCCTGCCGCATCGACGGCGGCCGTGCACTGATCGCGCTCTACAACAATTTCGTGAAGGCCTGGGATCGCGCGGCCGGCGATCGCACGCATGCGGCCGCCAATGCCAGCGTGAGCCGGGAGTTGCCACAAGGCAGCCCACCGGCGCGGCTGTTGCGCAAGGCCGGGCAGGATGACTCCACCGTGCAGATCGTCCTGACCCAGCCCGAGGAGCAGGACAGGACCATCAAGGAAATCTATTTTCGCGCGGTGACCCAGGCCAGCCTGGCGGCCGGCTACCTGTATGTGGAAAACCAGTATTTCCAATATGAGGATTGGGCCCAACATTTGCTGGCCGAGCGCAAGAAGGTGGTCGCCGCCTGGAAGGCCGGCAGTGTCAAGGCGGGCAAGAGTCTTGAAGATATGCCGGTCATGCATGTGTTCATCGTCATTCCGGTGCCCGAGCGCGCGCAGATGGTGCCGCGCACCCACGACACGCTGGCGGCGCTCGGGCAGCACGATGGCATGACGGGGCAAAACAAGATGATCGATGACTATAACAAGCAGCCGACAACCCGTAGTGTCAGAAGCGGATTCGGCATCACCAACGAGGTTGAAGTCAAGCTGCCCGACGTGGTGCGGCATTCCAACGGCATCAACAAACCCGGCGCGATGACGCTCGAAAGCGAATTCGGGCTGAAGGTCTCGGTTGCCATGCTCAATGTCAGCGCGTTCGACAAGGACCGCTGGCGCTACCGTGAAATCTATATCCATTCCAAATTGATGCTGGTCGACGATGCCTTCATGACGCTGGGCAGCGCCAACCTGAACCAGCGCAGCATGGCCGTCGACAGCGAAATCAATATCGCCACCGACGATTACCGCGTGGCCCGGGACTTGCGCAAGCGGGTGTGGCGCATGCTTAGCGGGGGACTGGTCGATGGTGGGGGAGGGACGAAGGTGGAGATTATCACCGCCTTCAAAGATTGGAATAACTTGATGCAAAGTAATCGCAAGAAAAAATTTGATAAATCTGGGAATGCAATTTTGAAAAAAATGAGAGGCTTTGTGCTACCGCTCGAAGACAAACGCAGTTCAACAATACGTTTGGGGTAA
- a CDS encoding DUF2867 domain-containing protein has product MQAITLKARKTGLPPQAAIAPLYPGSDLADAYVVALPNAQAAGMDMESLAKALFGSQPGWAQKLMVLRDAIVARFGIKTAAQLTNGGGGRVGIFRIYAVTANEIIVGEDDSHLDFRLSMLRSPHGGAHGSLTLASAVHCHNWLGRVYIMVIRPFHKLIVRYTLSRAARSGFQ; this is encoded by the coding sequence ATGCAAGCAATCACACTCAAGGCGCGCAAGACAGGCTTGCCGCCGCAAGCGGCGATCGCGCCGCTGTATCCGGGCAGCGACCTGGCCGACGCGTATGTTGTTGCCTTGCCGAACGCGCAAGCGGCCGGCATGGACATGGAAAGCCTGGCCAAGGCGCTGTTTGGCAGCCAGCCGGGGTGGGCGCAGAAGCTGATGGTGCTGCGCGACGCCATCGTGGCGCGCTTCGGCATCAAGACGGCCGCGCAGCTGACGAATGGCGGCGGCGGGCGGGTCGGCATCTTCCGCATCTACGCCGTGACCGCCAACGAGATTATTGTCGGCGAGGATGACAGCCACCTGGACTTCCGCCTGTCGATGCTGCGCAGCCCGCATGGCGGCGCGCATGGCAGCCTGACCCTGGCCAGCGCCGTGCACTGCCATAACTGGCTGGGGCGGGTCTACATTATGGTGATACGGCCGTTCCACAAGCTGATCGTACGGTACACTTTGAGCCGGGCGGCACGCAGCGGTTTCCAATAA
- a CDS encoding TetR/AcrR family transcriptional regulator codes for MTTASSNYHHGNLRESLIAATIAQLAQQSDAAISLRELARAVGVSIAAVYRHFASKEALLAEVAAAGFAALRRKWDQELPPEGSLPAAERFQLLGQQYIEFALNAPAHYRLMFEHQDVRQFPVLLEAAHACFAYVLQTAGAAVREAGVDSRWERAAASAGWSLGHGYVMLLLSGRLDMIDGGKELSPALVPRFFQLPVEALLQQERQP; via the coding sequence ATGACCACAGCCAGCAGCAACTACCATCATGGCAACCTGCGCGAGAGCTTGATCGCGGCCACCATCGCCCAGCTGGCGCAGCAGAGCGATGCGGCGATCTCGCTGCGCGAACTGGCGCGCGCGGTGGGCGTGTCGATCGCCGCCGTCTACCGCCACTTTGCCAGCAAGGAAGCGCTGCTGGCCGAGGTGGCCGCCGCCGGCTTTGCCGCGCTGCGCCGCAAATGGGACCAGGAATTGCCGCCGGAAGGCAGCCTGCCGGCGGCCGAGCGCTTTCAGCTGCTGGGGCAGCAATACATCGAATTTGCATTGAATGCGCCGGCCCACTACCGGCTGATGTTCGAGCACCAGGACGTGCGCCAGTTCCCGGTCCTGCTGGAAGCGGCGCACGCCTGCTTTGCCTATGTGCTGCAAACAGCCGGCGCGGCCGTGCGCGAAGCCGGCGTCGACTCGCGCTGGGAACGCGCCGCCGCCAGCGCCGGCTGGTCGCTGGGCCATGGTTACGTGATGCTGCTGCTCAGCGGCCGCCTGGACATGATCGATGGCGGCAAGGAACTGTCGCCGGCGCTGGTGCCGCGCTTTTTCCAGTTGCCGGTGGAGGCGTTGCTGCAGCAGGAGCGCCAGCCATGA
- a CDS encoding tetratricopeptide repeat protein produces the protein MKSHQKSFFYLPFFSLAVLLSISLIACKMPNDKVLPRNQSLPLFNPHVADFICEIEASKVPPIDAQAEDWFLEARAMEDPEIAVEDRDYKKIVDLTRQAAERLHWKAMLNLASLYVEGRDPLYGNEEAVQLVEKAMRLGIPAAYDRMGTYYANSTGVDGDITRAYAFWQKAAQMGNPQALGFLGEKLTAGEDHPSIGMWGNIPMATKMLECALAQGYGQAAFDLHYLYVVLRSSDGTANGDSTPETKARALKVLHEGVKFGCENCANALQIEFDHPFDLANMFTPYIDKARGLRYGMLGDALGFNPNRRFPNLDKILPLPPADLPPWDGQRKSLLDAAMGVSPPPAIPQPSAASLSTEPYFLAADYALRPTGLHSDAPSAPFSAYWLPAPGQGLTQPARLLRKGEEFRHFDVPDAAGKTRYGGVTWEQYLTIRHNHGAVEPRAVHGLLCQVARPEPLLSCSCAQACPVSGVWQPWVSADHPLQAIVNQYWRQAWLHQGAPFPRPRRDWLLDLPDDDVTWHLMDVSSTDIG, from the coding sequence ATGAAAAGTCATCAAAAATCTTTTTTTTATCTGCCATTTTTTAGCTTGGCAGTTCTCCTAAGCATCTCTTTAATCGCCTGCAAAATGCCAAACGACAAAGTCTTGCCGCGCAACCAAAGCTTGCCCCTCTTCAATCCGCATGTCGCAGATTTTATCTGTGAAATCGAGGCAAGCAAGGTGCCGCCAATCGATGCGCAAGCGGAGGACTGGTTTCTAGAAGCGCGCGCCATGGAAGATCCTGAAATCGCCGTGGAAGACCGCGATTACAAAAAAATCGTCGATTTGACGCGTCAAGCGGCGGAGCGATTGCACTGGAAGGCGATGCTCAACCTGGCCAGCCTGTATGTGGAAGGGCGCGATCCGTTATACGGTAATGAAGAGGCAGTGCAACTGGTGGAAAAGGCGATGCGGCTCGGCATACCGGCCGCATATGACAGGATGGGGACATATTATGCGAACAGCACCGGCGTTGACGGCGACATCACTCGCGCTTATGCTTTCTGGCAAAAGGCTGCGCAGATGGGAAACCCTCAAGCGCTGGGCTTTTTAGGCGAGAAATTGACGGCTGGAGAGGATCATCCAAGTATCGGAATGTGGGGCAACATTCCTATGGCGACCAAAATGCTCGAGTGTGCGCTTGCACAAGGGTATGGCCAAGCCGCATTTGATTTGCATTATTTGTATGTGGTTTTAAGATCATCTGATGGCACCGCAAATGGGGACAGTACCCCTGAAACAAAAGCGCGCGCCCTAAAGGTACTGCATGAAGGTGTCAAATTCGGTTGTGAAAATTGCGCTAACGCATTGCAAATAGAATTTGACCATCCCTTTGATTTAGCCAATATGTTTACTCCGTACATCGATAAGGCTCGAGGCTTACGATATGGAATGTTAGGTGATGCCCTCGGTTTCAACCCCAATCGTCGCTTCCCGAACCTCGATAAAATCCTGCCATTGCCACCAGCCGATCTGCCGCCTTGGGATGGTCAACGCAAAAGCTTGCTTGACGCGGCCATGGGCGTCAGCCCGCCGCCCGCCATCCCGCAGCCAAGCGCCGCGTCGCTTTCAACAGAGCCGTATTTCTTGGCCGCCGACTATGCGCTGCGGCCTACCGGGCTGCACAGCGACGCGCCGAGCGCGCCATTTTCCGCGTACTGGCTACCCGCCCCAGGGCAGGGCTTGACGCAGCCGGCCAGGCTGCTGCGCAAAGGCGAAGAATTCCGCCATTTCGATGTGCCTGATGCCGCCGGCAAGACCCGTTATGGCGGCGTGACGTGGGAACAGTACCTGACGATACGGCACAACCATGGTGCCGTGGAACCGCGCGCGGTGCACGGCCTGCTGTGCCAGGTGGCACGCCCCGAGCCATTGTTGAGCTGTTCTTGCGCACAAGCCTGTCCGGTCAGCGGCGTCTGGCAACCGTGGGTTTCGGCCGACCATCCGCTGCAGGCCATCGTCAACCAGTACTGGCGCCAGGCCTGGTTGCACCAGGGCGCACCGTTTCCGCGACCGCGCCGCGACTGGCTGCTCGATTTGCCGGACGACGACGTGACCTGGCATTTGATGGATGTATCCAGCACCGATATTGGATAA
- the pnuC gene encoding nicotinamide riboside transporter PnuC, with protein sequence MNDTLLLLGFATTPLELISFVLALTTVALNIRQNHWAWLFAIISSAAYGFVFFESRLYGDMALQLLFIAISAWGWYQWLHPTSGAPALPVTWLTPRGWLGSCCAWLIGFLLISWLLTSTDTDVPHADGFLTAGSLLGQLLLSRKKIENWIVWIVVDILYVGLYVYKDLTLTAILYAVFVVMATIGLLAWKKAAPAAPDAMVLK encoded by the coding sequence ATGAACGATACGCTTCTCCTGCTGGGTTTTGCCACCACGCCGCTCGAACTGATTTCCTTTGTCCTGGCACTGACAACCGTCGCACTGAACATTCGGCAGAACCACTGGGCCTGGCTGTTTGCGATCATCTCCTCGGCCGCCTACGGTTTCGTGTTTTTCGAGTCGCGCCTGTATGGCGACATGGCGCTGCAACTGCTGTTTATCGCCATCTCCGCCTGGGGCTGGTATCAATGGCTGCATCCGACAAGCGGCGCGCCCGCCTTGCCCGTCACCTGGCTCACGCCACGCGGCTGGCTGGGCAGCTGCTGCGCCTGGCTGATCGGTTTCCTGCTGATTTCCTGGCTGCTGACGTCCACCGACACCGATGTGCCGCATGCGGACGGCTTCCTGACGGCCGGCAGCCTGCTGGGTCAGCTGCTGCTGTCGCGCAAGAAAATCGAAAACTGGATCGTCTGGATCGTGGTTGATATCCTGTATGTGGGCCTGTACGTCTACAAGGACCTGACCTTGACGGCGATTTTGTATGCCGTGTTCGTGGTGATGGCCACCATCGGCCTGCTGGCCTGGAAAAAGGCGGCGCCGGCCGCGCCCGACGCGATGGTCCTCAAATGA